One Tursiops truncatus isolate mTurTru1 chromosome 3, mTurTru1.mat.Y, whole genome shotgun sequence DNA segment encodes these proteins:
- the NMRK2 gene encoding nicotinamide riboside kinase 2 isoform X2, which yields MKYIVGIGGMTNGGKTTLTNSLLKSLPNCCVIHQDDFFKPQDQIAVGEDGFKQWDVLESLDMEAMLSTVQAWMSSPQKFARAHGVSVQLDASDTHILILEGFLLYSYNTRRYMVPDPPGLFDGHVWPMYQKYKREMEANGVEVVYLDGMKSREELFHQVLEDIQNSLLNRS from the exons ATGAAGTACATTGTGGGCATCGGAGG CATGACCAACGGCGGCAAGACCACACTGACCAACAGCCTCCTTAAGTCACTGCCCAACTGCTGTGTGATCCACCAGGATGACTTCTTCAAG CCCCAAGACCAAATAGCAGTTGGGGAGGACGGCTTCAAACAGTGGGACG TGCTGGAGTCCCTGGACATGGAGGCCATGCTGAGCACCGTGCAGGCCTGGATGAGCAGCCCCCAGAAGTTCGCCCGTGCCCACGGGGTCAGTGTCCAGCTGGATGCCTCAGACACCCACATCCTCATCCTGGAAGGCTTCCTTCTCTACAGCTACAA TACTCGACGCTACATGGTCCCCGACCCCCCCGGCCTCTTCGACGGCCACGTGTGGCCTATGTACCAGAAGTATAAGCGGGAGATGGAGGCCAATGGCGTGGAAGTGG TGTACCTGGACGGCATGAAGTCCCGCGAGGAGCTCTTCCACCAAGTCCTGGAAGACATTCAGAACTCGCTTCTGAACCGCTCCTAG
- the NMRK2 gene encoding nicotinamide riboside kinase 2 isoform X1, producing MKYIVGIGGMTNGGKTTLTNSLLKSLPNCCVIHQDDFFKPQDQIAVGEDGFKQWDVLESLDMEAMLSTVQAWMSSPQKFARAHGVSVQLDASDTHILILEGFLLYSYKPLVDLYSRRYFLTVPYEECKWRRSTRRYMVPDPPGLFDGHVWPMYQKYKREMEANGVEVVYLDGMKSREELFHQVLEDIQNSLLNRS from the exons ATGAAGTACATTGTGGGCATCGGAGG CATGACCAACGGCGGCAAGACCACACTGACCAACAGCCTCCTTAAGTCACTGCCCAACTGCTGTGTGATCCACCAGGATGACTTCTTCAAG CCCCAAGACCAAATAGCAGTTGGGGAGGACGGCTTCAAACAGTGGGACG TGCTGGAGTCCCTGGACATGGAGGCCATGCTGAGCACCGTGCAGGCCTGGATGAGCAGCCCCCAGAAGTTCGCCCGTGCCCACGGGGTCAGTGTCCAGCTGGATGCCTCAGACACCCACATCCTCATCCTGGAAGGCTTCCTTCTCTACAGCTACAA GCCCCTGGTGGACTTGTATAGCCGACGGTACTTCCTTACCGTCCCGTACGAAGAGTGCAAGTGGAGGAGAAG TACTCGACGCTACATGGTCCCCGACCCCCCCGGCCTCTTCGACGGCCACGTGTGGCCTATGTACCAGAAGTATAAGCGGGAGATGGAGGCCAATGGCGTGGAAGTGG TGTACCTGGACGGCATGAAGTCCCGCGAGGAGCTCTTCCACCAAGTCCTGGAAGACATTCAGAACTCGCTTCTGAACCGCTCCTAG